The Deinococcus malanensis DNA window TGCTGTACAGCCTGCCTTTCGCAGTTGGGCCATACATCAGTGCGCTTGAGGGACTGGACCGCAAATATGAGGACGCTGCCCGGGCTCTGGCGCTGGACCGCTGGCAGCGGCTGCGCTTCGTGGTGATTCCTCTGACGCTGTCGGGAGTGGTGACCGGCACAGCCATGAGTTTCGCGCACACCCTGGGGGAGTTTGGGGTCGTGCTGCTGGTGGGCGGCAATATTCCCGGCGAGACCCGGACGGCTGCCATCTACCTGTTCGATCTGGTCCAGGCCCTCGAATATGAGAGGGCCGGACAGCTGGCATTTGGACTGCTGGTGACCTCCGCCGTCTTGCTGGTGCTGATTCAGCTGCTTGGAAAAAAGCTCATTGCCCGGACGTAGGCGGAACGTGCCGGTACTGAAAAATCAGTCACGTTCCAGCCGGCGGGCAGCGTTGCCAGGAGAACGCGAGGCGGCCCGTCATGAAGGAAAGGTGCCCGCCACCCCGGAGCCGATCTCCCTGCGGGCAGATCGCACGCCTTCCATCTGGCTGAGAGGGTCGCAGGGACGCGTGGATCAGTCTCGGAGTGCGTCCGGCACAGCCTCGTCGGGGCTGATGGCCGGCACGTCTCCGCCGGTAAAGCGTTTGGTCAGCCATCGGTCGAAGCGGGCCAGATTCTCGGCCTGCCGGTCATAGGCGTCGTGCAGCAGCCGGAGGCGGGCATGCAGAGCGCGCAGCCGGGCGTCGTCCAGG harbors:
- the modB gene encoding molybdate ABC transporter permease subunit, with protein sequence MEAPLREALLLTFNLATVTSVLLLVTGYPLALWLSRRVGWWSTVLRAMINLPLVLPPTVLGYYLLVSLGREGVVTDLTGVQLAFSYPGLLIGSVLYSLPFAVGPYISALEGLDRKYEDAARALALDRWQRLRFVVIPLTLSGVVTGTAMSFAHTLGEFGVVLLVGGNIPGETRTAAIYLFDLVQALEYERAGQLAFGLLVTSAVLLVLIQLLGKKLIART